One stretch of Streptomyces sp. MMBL 11-1 DNA includes these proteins:
- a CDS encoding MarR family winged helix-turn-helix transcriptional regulator, whose translation MTIHKQPRAASDQTMWEAVLGLHAFVERQLAHTLQRRFGVGLSEYRALEVLAQAENSERRMQELADRIGLGQSSVTRLVGRLESAGYAYKDTCADDKRGVYAVITDAGRKHYQDARATYAEVLSSALNTASSDDQLARAVQALRSAA comes from the coding sequence ATGACGATCCACAAGCAGCCGCGCGCCGCCTCCGACCAGACCATGTGGGAGGCCGTTCTCGGTCTGCACGCCTTCGTGGAACGTCAGCTCGCGCACACCCTGCAGCGCCGCTTCGGCGTCGGCCTCTCCGAGTACCGCGCCCTGGAGGTTCTCGCCCAGGCCGAGAACAGCGAACGCCGCATGCAGGAGCTCGCGGACCGCATCGGGCTGGGCCAGAGCTCCGTGACCCGCCTGGTGGGGCGGCTGGAGAGCGCCGGCTACGCGTACAAGGACACCTGCGCCGACGACAAGCGCGGCGTCTACGCCGTCATCACCGACGCGGGCCGCAAGCACTACCAGGACGCCCGCGCCACCTACGCCGAAGTCCTCAGCTCGGCCCTCAACACCGCGAGCTCCGACGACCAGCTCGCCCGCGCGGTGCAGGCGCTGCGCAGCGCCGCCTGA
- a CDS encoding TetR/AcrR family transcriptional regulator: MATGRTDPERRDRIIDAALDLIVDEGVAGVSHRKVAARAGVPLGSMTYHFSGMDELLHEAFTRFSGTIVAVFEDRLGAASTPDEAREAVADLVHHLSGGNQRELILTHELYTLAARRPAYRELTRTWMGRSRRALEWHFDPATARQLDALIEGLSIHRALETEPHERALTVEAIARITASAPATRTAAAP, from the coding sequence GTGGCGACAGGGCGCACCGACCCCGAACGACGGGACCGCATCATCGACGCCGCGCTGGACCTCATCGTCGACGAGGGCGTCGCGGGTGTCTCGCACCGCAAGGTCGCCGCCCGCGCTGGCGTGCCGCTCGGCTCGATGACGTACCACTTCTCCGGCATGGACGAGCTGCTGCACGAGGCGTTCACCCGGTTCTCCGGCACGATCGTCGCCGTCTTCGAGGACCGCCTCGGCGCCGCGAGCACCCCCGACGAGGCGCGCGAGGCCGTCGCCGATCTCGTCCACCACCTCTCCGGCGGCAACCAGCGCGAGCTCATCCTCACCCATGAGCTCTACACCCTCGCCGCGCGCAGGCCCGCCTACCGCGAGCTCACCCGCACCTGGATGGGCCGCAGTCGCCGCGCCCTGGAATGGCACTTCGACCCGGCCACCGCCCGTCAGCTCGATGCGCTCATCGAAGGACTGTCGATCCACCGCGCCCTGGAGACCGAGCCCCACGAGCGCGCCCTGACGGTCGAGGCGATCGCGCGGATCACGGCGTCGGCCCCGGCGACCCGGACAGCTGCGGCACCCTGA